From Homo sapiens chromosome 6, GRCh38.p14 Primary Assembly, the proteins below share one genomic window:
- the CDC40 gene encoding pre-mRNA-processing factor 17 isoform X1, with the protein MYDYQGRSYLHIPQDVGVNLRSTMPPEKCYLPKKQIHVWSGHTKGVSAVRLFPLSGHLLLSCSMDCKIKLWEVYGERRCLRTFIGHSKAVRDICFNTAGTQFLSAAYDRYLKLWDTETGQCISRFTNRKVPYCVKFNPDEDKQNLFVAGMSDKKIVQWDIRSGEIVQEYDRHLGAVNTIVFVDENRRFVSTSDDKSLRVWEWDIPVDFKYIAEPSMHSMPAVTLSPNGKWLACQSMDNQILIFGAQNRFRLNKKKIFKGHMVAGYACQVDFSPDMSYVISGDGNGKLNIWDWKTTKLYSRFKAHDKVCIGAVWHPHETSKVITCGWDGLIKLWD; encoded by the exons ATGTATGACTATCAAGGCAGGTCCTATCTTCACATACCTCAGGATGTTGGTGTTAATCTACGGTCAACTATGCCACCTGAGAAGTGTTATCTTCCCAAAAAACAAATTCATGTGTGGTCTGGACACACAAAG GGCGTCAGTGCAGTCAGATTGTTTCCTCTCTCTGGCCATTTATTGCTGTCTTGTTCCATGGACTGTAAAATTAAG ctATGGGAGGTTTATGGAGAACGGCGCTGTCTGAGAACATTTATTG GTCACAGTAAGGCTGTTAGGGATATCTGCTTCAATACTgcaggaacacagttcctcagtGCAGCCTATGACAGGTATCTTAAGCTCTGGGACACTGAGACAG GACAGTGTATATCAAGATTTACAAACCGAAAAGTACCTTATTGTGTCAAATTCAATCCTGATGAAGATAAGCAAAATCTCTTTGTGGCTGGGATGTCTGATAAGAAGATTGTGCAA TGGGACATTCGAAGTGGAGAAATTGTGCAGGAATATGATCGGCATTTGGGAGCTGTCAACACCATTGTTTTTGTGGATGAGAATAGGAGATTTGTGAGCACATCTGATGATAAAAGCCTAAGAGTTTGGGAATG ggaTATCCCTGTGGATTTCAAGTACATAGCAGAACCCAGTATGCACTCAATGCCTGCAGTGACTTTGTCTCCAAATG GAAAATGGCTAGCATGCCAATCAATGGACAACCAAATCTTAATTTTTGGAGCACAGAACAGATttagattaaataagaaaaaaatttttaagggcCATATGGTAGCAGGCTATGCTTGTCAGGTGGACTTTTCACCAGACATGAG TTATGTGATTTCAGGAGatggaaatggaaaattaaaCATTTGGGACTGGAAGACCACAAAACTCTACAGTCGATTTAAAGCTCATGATAAAGTGTGTATAGGTGCAGTGTGGCATCCTCATGAAACTTCTAAGGTCATAACATGTGGTTGGGATGGTCTCATTAAATTGTGGGATTAA